From one Nonomuraea polychroma genomic stretch:
- a CDS encoding L-threonylcarbamoyladenylate synthase: MTARTTDIEKAAGVLRAGGLVAFPTETVYGLGADAEDSAAVARVFQVKGRPPSHPLIVHIGGTEHLDDWVENVPATARLLAERFWPGPLTLVLRRGRRVPLEATGGLETVAVRVPDHSVALALLSAFGGGVAAPSANRFGSVSPTTANHVRAELGDAVDFVLDGGPCEVGVESTIVDATGEAPSVLRPGGVTREDLEAVLGCPLAVHSTSRVRVPGQHPSHYAPRARVVLVEPEKVVAEAELAQELGHQVGVLLPPSLADAAVKAHALVAVPGSMAAYARGLYGFLRELDQRGCDLIVASLPVEEGLGLAIANRLRRAAGPRPSK, encoded by the coding sequence GTGACGGCAAGAACCACTGACATCGAGAAGGCGGCCGGTGTGCTGCGCGCCGGAGGCCTGGTGGCCTTCCCGACCGAAACCGTCTACGGTCTGGGCGCCGACGCCGAGGACTCCGCCGCCGTCGCGCGCGTCTTCCAGGTCAAGGGGCGCCCGCCCTCCCACCCGCTGATCGTCCACATCGGCGGCACGGAGCACCTGGACGACTGGGTGGAGAACGTGCCCGCGACGGCGCGCCTGCTGGCCGAACGCTTCTGGCCGGGGCCACTCACGCTGGTCCTGCGGCGCGGCCGCCGGGTGCCCCTCGAAGCGACTGGTGGCCTGGAGACGGTGGCCGTGCGCGTGCCCGACCACTCGGTCGCACTCGCGCTGCTGTCAGCCTTCGGCGGCGGAGTCGCGGCCCCGTCCGCCAACCGTTTCGGCTCGGTCAGCCCCACCACGGCGAACCACGTCCGTGCAGAGCTTGGTGATGCCGTCGACTTCGTGCTGGACGGCGGCCCCTGCGAGGTCGGCGTCGAGTCGACCATCGTCGACGCCACGGGCGAGGCCCCAAGCGTCCTTCGGCCCGGCGGGGTGACGCGCGAGGACCTCGAAGCGGTGCTGGGGTGTCCGCTTGCGGTCCACTCGACGAGCCGCGTTCGGGTGCCGGGCCAGCATCCGTCACACTACGCGCCGCGTGCGCGGGTCGTCCTCGTCGAGCCGGAGAAGGTGGTCGCCGAAGCGGAGCTCGCGCAGGAGCTAGGGCACCAGGTGGGCGTCCTTCTTCCCCCTTCCCTCGCCGACGCTGCGGTCAAGGCGCACGCCCTGGTGGCGGTCCCCGGTTCGATGGCCGCCTACGCGCGCGGGCTGTACGGGTTCCTGCGCGAGCTCGACCAGCGGGGGTGCGACCTCATCGTCGCGTCCTTGCCGGTGGAGGAGGGGCTGGGACTCGCGATCGCCAACCGGCTCCGCCGCGCCGCGGGGCCTCGGCCCTCCAAGTGA
- a CDS encoding NAD(P)H-binding protein has translation MPILVTGATGTVGCSLVRQLLEAGQQVRALTRTPEKAALPPEVELVRGDFGDPASLVPALRGVERMHLVAIDGYGPLTTGAEIIELAERAGVRRLTHLGHNDPSAPDDDPMEADHRALHRVIEGSSLEWTHVFPGEFMANALDWAPSIQAESVVRAPFGGWTNAMVHEADIAAILTAALLEEGHAGHTYWPTGPEPVRRAEAVRLIGEAIGREVRFIELTGEQAREEWRDAYPPEVIEWFLQLGDSLNDAEVPISPDVEKVTGRPGRTFAQWAVDHADDFR, from the coding sequence ATGCCGATTCTGGTCACGGGAGCGACGGGGACGGTCGGGTGCAGCCTCGTCCGGCAACTCCTTGAGGCGGGGCAACAGGTGCGGGCGCTGACCCGAACTCCGGAGAAGGCGGCGCTGCCGCCGGAGGTCGAGCTCGTACGGGGCGACTTCGGCGACCCCGCGAGCCTCGTCCCGGCATTGCGCGGGGTCGAGCGGATGCACCTGGTGGCCATCGACGGCTACGGGCCGCTCACGACCGGCGCAGAGATCATCGAACTGGCGGAGCGGGCCGGGGTGCGACGGCTCACCCACCTAGGCCACAACGACCCCAGCGCTCCCGACGACGACCCGATGGAGGCCGATCACCGGGCACTGCATCGCGTCATCGAGGGCTCCAGCCTGGAATGGACCCACGTGTTCCCGGGCGAGTTCATGGCCAACGCCCTGGACTGGGCGCCCTCCATCCAGGCCGAGAGCGTAGTGCGGGCACCGTTCGGCGGCTGGACCAACGCGATGGTGCACGAGGCCGACATCGCCGCGATCCTGACGGCTGCGCTGCTGGAGGAGGGCCACGCCGGCCACACCTACTGGCCCACCGGGCCGGAGCCCGTACGGAGGGCGGAGGCGGTGCGTCTCATCGGGGAGGCGATCGGGCGGGAGGTCCGCTTCATCGAACTGACCGGGGAACAGGCCCGCGAGGAGTGGAGGGACGCCTACCCGCCCGAGGTGATCGAGTGGTTCCTGCAGCTGGGCGACTCCCTGAACGACGCCGAGGTGCCGATCTCGCCGGATGTGGAGAAGGTGACCGGCCGCCCCGGGCGCACCTTCGCCCAGTGGGCCGTCGACCACGCCGACGACTTCCGGTGA
- a CDS encoding class I SAM-dependent methyltransferase has protein sequence MQDEVYHYNVERWEALVEADALFTRPMLDLDAEEARAYLGLERLGIPGDLAGRKVLCLAGGGGQQSAAFALLGADVTVLDISSGQLERDRLAAEHYSVGIRTVQGDMRDLSALDDSSFDLVWHPYSLTFVPDSRIVFREVARVVKKDGYYYLMCANPFFAGLTHDSWNGEGYTLKQPYTDEAATCYPDQDWVYGREPAGRRIHEPREYTQTLSRIVNSLIGEGFMLTLLSEVRGDYPGAEPGSWAHFTGVAPPWLEFVWQYGRSSTYDKPL, from the coding sequence ATGCAGGACGAGGTCTATCACTACAACGTGGAACGCTGGGAAGCCCTTGTGGAGGCGGACGCGTTGTTCACCCGTCCCATGCTCGACCTGGACGCGGAGGAGGCTCGGGCTTATCTGGGCCTGGAGAGGCTGGGCATCCCCGGCGACCTGGCGGGCCGAAAGGTGCTCTGCCTGGCGGGAGGAGGCGGGCAGCAGTCTGCGGCCTTCGCTCTGCTCGGAGCCGACGTGACGGTTCTCGACATCTCGTCCGGGCAGCTGGAGCGGGACCGCTTGGCCGCCGAGCACTACAGCGTCGGCATCCGCACGGTCCAAGGAGACATGCGGGACCTGTCGGCCCTCGACGACTCCTCGTTCGATCTGGTCTGGCATCCGTATTCGCTGACCTTCGTCCCGGACTCCCGGATCGTTTTCCGCGAGGTAGCGAGAGTCGTCAAAAAAGACGGCTACTACTACCTGATGTGCGCCAACCCGTTCTTCGCCGGGCTCACCCACGACTCCTGGAATGGGGAAGGGTACACGCTGAAGCAGCCCTACACGGACGAGGCCGCGACCTGTTATCCCGACCAGGACTGGGTCTACGGCCGGGAACCGGCCGGCCGCCGCATCCACGAGCCCAGGGAGTACACGCAGACACTGAGCCGGATAGTCAACAGCCTGATCGGGGAAGGCTTCATGCTGACGCTCCTTTCTGAGGTCCGAGGTGACTACCCCGGTGCGGAACCGGGCAGTTGGGCACACTTCACCGGGGTGGCCCCGCCGTGGCTGGAATTCGTCTGGCAGTACGGGCGCTCATCGACATACGACAAGCCCCTCTGA
- a CDS encoding FAD-dependent oxidoreductase, which translates to MDYDVVIVGASIGGCTAAILYGRAGLRVALLEKHRNIGTAKRLCGHFLLGRAQAPLQRLGLWDDMVATGAGTGDLSIRTEYGWTDRSRVDAPPFLNVRRTTLDPILRGRAAASGVDLLLGRTVTGQLTEGRRVTGVRARLLDGTEETHTGRLVVGADGYRSKVASLAGVPERFTPNGRAFFYTYYRNVRHTLPTPAVVWWNDRDWVVLGPTDGGLTEVAVMPAKDTLPPDLTDHAAYIERYVASLPDAPDLTRAERAAKVVIAPDYPLIRRHPVPAPGLALIGDAALTADPTPAPGCTWALLSGQWLADATAPALLAGDDPAAALRRYRRAHRAIEREHAFMRGDAEAGPPSAVQRLLREAAVHDPEVSRRLALVGMQVAPTTSLLNPALAARALLVRHRSRRRSAGRAGHAPAV; encoded by the coding sequence ATGGACTACGACGTCGTCATCGTGGGAGCGAGCATCGGCGGCTGCACCGCCGCGATCCTGTACGGCCGGGCCGGCCTACGCGTCGCGCTGCTGGAAAAGCACCGCAACATCGGCACTGCGAAGCGGTTATGCGGCCACTTCCTGCTCGGCCGCGCCCAGGCCCCGCTGCAGCGGCTCGGCCTGTGGGACGACATGGTGGCCACCGGCGCGGGCACCGGTGACCTCTCGATCCGGACCGAGTACGGGTGGACGGACCGCTCCCGCGTCGACGCCCCGCCGTTCCTCAACGTCAGGCGTACCACCCTCGACCCGATCCTGCGTGGCCGCGCCGCCGCCAGCGGGGTGGACCTGCTCCTCGGCCGTACGGTCACGGGCCAGCTCACCGAAGGACGCCGCGTGACCGGCGTCCGCGCCAGGCTGCTCGACGGCACCGAGGAAACCCACACCGGCCGCCTGGTGGTCGGTGCCGACGGCTACCGTTCCAAGGTCGCCTCGCTGGCCGGCGTGCCCGAGCGGTTCACGCCGAACGGCCGCGCGTTCTTCTACACCTATTACCGGAACGTCCGGCACACGCTGCCCACCCCCGCCGTCGTGTGGTGGAACGACCGGGACTGGGTGGTGCTCGGCCCCACCGATGGCGGGCTGACCGAGGTGGCGGTCATGCCCGCCAAGGACACCCTGCCCCCGGACCTGACCGACCACGCCGCCTACATCGAGCGCTACGTCGCCTCGCTGCCCGACGCCCCCGACCTGACCCGCGCCGAACGCGCCGCCAAGGTCGTCATCGCCCCCGACTACCCGCTCATCCGCCGCCACCCGGTCCCCGCGCCGGGCCTGGCCCTGATCGGTGACGCGGCACTGACCGCCGACCCCACCCCCGCCCCCGGCTGCACCTGGGCGCTGCTGTCGGGCCAGTGGCTCGCCGACGCCACGGCGCCGGCCCTGCTCGCCGGCGACGACCCGGCGGCGGCACTGCGCCGCTACCGCCGGGCCCACCGCGCCATCGAGCGCGAACACGCGTTCATGCGGGGCGACGCGGAAGCCGGCCCGCCCAGCGCGGTGCAACGCCTGCTCCGCGAGGCCGCGGTCCACGATCCGGAGGTGTCCCGACGCCTGGCGCTGGTCGGGATGCAGGTCGCCCCCACCACGTCCCTGCTCAATCCGGCTCTGGCCGCCCGAGCCCTGCTCGTACGCCATCGCAGCCGCCGACGCTCCGCCGGTCGGGCAGGCCACGCGCCTGCCGTATGA
- a CDS encoding TetR/AcrR family transcriptional regulator has protein sequence MGRPRAHDEQTRRTLLAVAGDLLATEGSAGVSVRRVSQEAQTTTRAVYSLFGDKEGLLRALYQQAAETMRRHHEAVPEHEDPLVEITALALAYRAAALEEPNLYGLFMSGAVPGFRPIGDDARLARRSLTRVVQALQRFADAGHLPGRDPRLVGQHLWGLVHGLATLELQGHLGTPDQAEARWRDAILATVTGYRQPPPAPQ, from the coding sequence ATGGGACGCCCACGCGCGCACGACGAGCAGACCCGCCGCACGCTGCTGGCGGTGGCCGGCGATCTGCTGGCGACCGAGGGATCGGCCGGGGTGAGCGTCCGGCGGGTGTCCCAGGAGGCCCAGACCACCACGCGGGCGGTCTACAGCCTCTTCGGCGACAAGGAGGGCCTGCTCCGCGCGCTCTACCAGCAGGCCGCCGAAACCATGCGCCGCCACCACGAGGCCGTTCCCGAGCACGAGGACCCGCTCGTGGAGATCACCGCACTCGCGCTCGCGTATCGGGCCGCCGCCTTGGAGGAGCCCAACCTCTACGGCCTGTTCATGAGCGGCGCCGTGCCCGGCTTCCGCCCCATCGGGGACGACGCCCGGCTGGCCCGCCGCAGCCTCACCCGCGTCGTCCAGGCACTCCAGCGCTTCGCCGACGCGGGACACCTGCCCGGCCGCGACCCCCGGCTTGTCGGCCAGCACCTCTGGGGCCTGGTCCACGGCCTGGCCACCCTCGAACTCCAAGGCCACCTCGGCACGCCCGACCAAGCGGAGGCCCGCTGGCGCGACGCGATCCTCGCCACCGTCACCGGCTACCGCCAGCCACCTCCCGCCCCTCAATGA